The Neurospora crassa OR74A linkage group I, whole genome shotgun sequence genome segment CCATTGTCGAGTAGCAAGAAGTTCTCGTCCTTCTGTGCCATATCTTTATCTCAGCATCTGAGGGTGGAGGTAGAGGTGGCCGTAACACCTCACGGCTAACGCTCCAGGCCATCTCTCTTGAATGTTCGTAGCCGATTGATATACTGGCGCATAGATATAATGGACCAATACCTTGTTCTTATCTCGGATCCATAGTTTTAGAGATGTGGGCTCAGAGATATTTCGCTTCAATTGCTGGAGTGTCAAACCAAAGGCCTTCTCTTGAACCTGTGTGCCTCGTCCGAATGCCTATGATTaagtaaaggtatataacCATTCTATGCCACTCCCCCTTCCACATTCTCTGGACAGTTGGCTATAACACATACAACCATAGGCACCTGGATAAAATCGggtcccgtccgctctcccctAGATAAGCCGGTGACCGCCAGATCAGCAATCGGCTCGGTAACGACCGGCGAATaacctggtgttgtatgtctTTTTGCCTTTGAGTCTACCTGATTACGAGTGAAGCAAGGGAAGGTGCGAAGGGCGGCCGTATCCGGTACATGATTACTGTAGGAGAGACTCGATCAATGATGACAACACAAAACGAAACTTTAATGTTGAAATAATTCCATGCACACAATCTTTTAGCATTCATTCGATGCTATCAGTTCGTTACATCGTCATAAACACACGAACAAAAAGTCCATAATCGAGGCAGGCCGATAATCAACCATCATACTCCTAAAATGCGACAACCAGAGTGACAAAAGAGATGGGGAAGGACAAATTTCGGTTGCAACCACCGTCACCGCACATATGATCCTGTTCAAAGCATACCTAATCAATCAATCATTAATGCCCATTACATCTCCTCCGTCGTGCCTGCCCTCATGCAATGTACCATATTTCCAATGACATGTTCATACAATTTGatctccatccatcttgaCATTCTTCTTCAGTTTGGATTAAACGAAAAAGACGATGCTGACGAGacggaaagaagaaaagtgaCTTTGTTTAGATATCAGGGGGTGGTACCGCGTACCCAACTATTACGAACGAACGAGTTAGCTTAACataaacaaaaagaaaagggggaacTTGGGAGAGGGTGAACGTACTTATCCCACATCTTGGCAATAAACCCCTGCGGCACCGGCCTCTGCTCATTCAAACTCTGGCGTCTCGCAACACTAGCCGGAtcgtttcttctcttttgaTCCATCAAGCCCTCGAAGAGTCCATGATGTCCTCCGTGTCCGTGAGATGGCTATGTTGTTTTATTTCCGAGCTGTTAGCACATGTTTACCATCTCTTTACCACCCACAACCCACAACCCACAACCCACAACCCACAACCCACAACCCCTTTGACCCATCActagcaacaacaacgaaaagaggacaaaaaaaagaagaaaaaaagaaaaaaagaacataCCCGTCTACCATACGGAACCTCGGTAACCGTACTCGCACTCCCCATAGGCCGATCACTCCCCGTCTCACTAGTAGTCGAAGACGTACTCGCGCTCCGCTCACTCCTGAATGCTTCAGAAGCAGCCCCCGCGACATTAGGAAAGAGCTTGGTGCTCTCGTCAATCAACTTGCTGCTTTCGCTCGATATACTACCCCTGGCTCCGCCGCCCATGCCTTGGGCAGCGGCATCAGGGCCCGTCTTGCCGGCGACGGGGGTGGTGTGGGGAGCCGGCGCCTCGGTGATGGGGTTGTCgagggtgggtgggtgggccGGCTGGAAGGGACCGGCGATGGGGGGGTTGCTACCGGTGTCATCCATGGTTATtgtggatgaagaggatgagtGAGATGGATGAGAATGGGGGTggggaaagaggggggtGGCGTTGTTATGCGTTGGGAAAGAGTTGTTTGTGGTTAACTCTACGAGAAGGTTGTTTGGACTTGACTgagtagtatatagttgTGGACTTGTCACTTTAGATGAAGTTGTAGTAACAACAGTGAGTGAAGAATCGTTAGATGTAAAGGAGGAGTAGCATAGGAACACAAGCGGACGAAGAGGGCGGGGTTGCCGGTGGTTTATACCTTTTGCGTATCACAGATGCTCGCGTGGGTGCTTGAGAGGAGTATGTACCTATGCACATGCAGTGACGGCTACGGGCAGCTGTGGTAGCGCAGGGCCAAGGAGTTCTCCGTCTTCCATTCTCTCTTAACACTACAGACCAAGATCCGCAGGACAAATTGGTGAGATCAGTCGACTGAAGATCCAAACCGAAAGATGGATGTACCTCATCATGTCGTCACATGCAGAGGAGGGACGGGGCCGTCCACCGTTTTGGAGAGAAAGCACGTCCCGCAGAAAGAGCAGAGCTTGACCAAGATGAGCTCGGATTTTTTGATCGTGGTGTTGGGGTATATGCACGTATGTTGGCAAATAGTGTTTGGAAGGCACTTGGCTCGGATATCCCAGTGTGTGTAAGCTCCCAGAGATTCATTGAGATTTCGAAGTCCATCACTACCACGGACTGCTTTGGCCCCGAACAGAATAGACGAGCTGTGTGTTCTGGATGGTTCGTTTCGGGACCTTCCAGAACGTCTACCCCTCACGTGTGTCGCCTTACGATCGATTCAGGAATCGAGGGGAAGTGAGATCTCAATGGAATTGTGCTGATGTAGTGTATGGGTGGCCAACCAACCATAtggtaaaagaagaaaaagaggggtATTGTGTTTATCTATTTCGAGGGAACTTGGCAGTAGATCGTCAACCACTGTCGTTGTCTTCAAGTTTATTCGCACTCCTTGGCTGCCGGGCATGTCTCCGGACTTGGTGTGCTCACGGCAGCGGAAGCGGCTGGTTGACAGGTGGACATCGGAACCGGTCACTGTCATTTTGCCAGTTGAATATGCAGGAAATCCAAGTCAGCAGAACGCGCAGAGTTTCGGTGCAGAAAAGTGCATAACAGAAGTGGTTCCCATTAGAAATCGGATTTCAAACTCGTTTTGACTTGGATGAGAATCTCGAGGGCATCCATCGGATCGAATTGGTGGACTCATGAACGTACAGTACCAAAAGCTCTCGGACCGTATTCCGACCAAAGGGGGAATGACGTTGAGATGACGATGGCGCAGGCACTGGCCTTGAGATGTTCACTGGGTGTTGTGATCATGGTCACTCTCTTTGGCAGTTGTTTCTGTGGCGACTGACAGGCGTTGCTGTGAGACGAAAGTTGTTCAACTTTGCTTTTTCTGTCTGGGTCGTTCATCCTTGGACTTTGGACTGTGACGATTGATGGAAATTGGTGATCTGGATGGCCATGACCCAAGTGCTCTCAAAACCAAGGAGAGATGTGGATGTCAAGACGGATGTACTTGGATCGTGATTGCCTCATTTTGGATAGAGGTCGTATATATACCGACTGTTGAGGgtcatggtgatgatgaatgaTTCATACCCATGATGGATGTAATGAGTGGGTATGCTTTGGGTAAACAATCAAGATCACTAGATTTTGATGTGAGCATGTTGTCAAGACATCAACTTCCTACTCGAGAAGTTATTCTCTGCCATGATCATGATCGATCAGCTTTCGTAAAAAGAGTGTCGTTGCTCCTCCTGAATGGCATCATGATGCTGTTTGgtaggagaaggaagatgttAGGCAGCTTTGGCCTTGTCGTCCTGTATATCTGTCCTGCCCTGGAAACGAGGTTCGCTCTGTGGCACTGAGATGTATCAAGCGCGGGGTCTTATAATGGAGGAAATTGAAACTTGACAGTGCTGTTGCGGCATCTTGAGGTTGTCGACGAGATGATGCAAGTACTATGTACAAGTAAAAAGGTACCGCGACGAGATGTAAAGAAGTGTCAAGTGACtggaaattgttagtgcaaAGTAAGCAAGTGGAGCGGGAGCATGGATGGACTCGCTATCGTTATCGCTATCACATTAGGTAATGTCGAGGGCAGACTGCGGGAAGTGGAATCCCCTGAGCCCCTTACCGTGGGTTCCCTGTTCCCCCGGAATGCCAGGTGGTGGTTCCACCACAGCCGAGGGAGGGCCCGGGGCGGCAGGCACCTCAGCGGCCCCAGTGAGCCGCGGTGGGTGGAGGGGTTCCATGACGCCCGGTTCCGTGGGCCTGGGGAACCTTTCTCCACGGAACGAAGAAGTGTCAACAACAAGGCGGAACTATCACAAGCCTCGTTTGATCCAATCACTGACTGACTGTCCTTTCTCCCCTGTCTCTTATTCTGCTGGTCTGCTGCATTGCTGACCTTCTACACTATCAACATATCCTCGGCCTACTGTTCTCTCTCGGGAGACCCTGTCCCGTCACACACGTCGAGGCGTCGATCTACCTGACAACGCCATACCGAGTAACCGCCTACATAGAGTCAGTCAGTCTGACCGAACATGATTACTTTGTGATTATTGCATCTGGATCCGAGTTTCCCCTTTTTTGCGACAACACTGCCTACCACTCCTTCGAACCAACAGCTTAAATTCGTCCCGATTCCCGCGCATAGACCTCCAACATGACACAGGACTCGCCCTCTCTAAAAGACTTGCACGTCGTCGGCAACGGTGTCTCTTCAGCCTCGTCCACCACCTTCAGTTCAACTGCGCCCTTTCCCCCTTCAGAGACCAActacacaacaacaacaactacaaCAGACATGGCTACCTCATCGGTCTCCAAGATCGTCAGCCAACCCCGCAGCCTTGCCGAGGTATGCGCCGCCTTGCGCGCAAAGCTCCTTGCCTTCCTGGCTCTTCACTCCAACGATGAGACGGTACAGGGCACTCAACGACGGGCCCGCGATGCTATGGAGGTAATAGAGGAAGCCTTGCGTCGGTATAGGTACGTTGTTGGCCTTCTCAGTTCCAGTTATTCTCACAGCAAGCTAGCTAGCTAACATAATGGCAACTACCAGACCCGAAGAACTCTCCCTCTCCTACAACGGCGGCAAGGACTGTCTCGTCCTCTTGATCCTTATCCTCGCCTGCTGGCCCGCCTCAGTCCaaccgccatcctcctcgtcctcctcttcttcctcctcgatcTCCAACTCGTCAAAACAAACCCTCCCCCGTCTCCAATGCATCTACATCGCCCCGCCAGACCCCTTCCAAGAAGTCGAGGACTTCgtcgccaccaccacagaaGAGTACCACCTCGACCTAGCACGATACGCCCTGCCCATGCGCCAAGCCCTCGATAGTTATCTGGACGAGAAGCCCCACGTGAAAGCCGTGTTCATGGGCACGCGAAGGACCGATCCGCACAGCGAGTTCCTGAACAATTTCACGCCGACAGATAAGGGCTGGCCACAATTTATGCGGATAAATCCCGTCTTGGATTGGCACTATGTTGAGATATGGACTGTGAGTCATAATCCCCAGAAGGCCATAGCCAAGCACTTGCTGACACTGTATCGCTCAAAACAGTTCATCCGCCAACTCGACATCCCCTTCTGCTCCCTCTACTCCCAaggcttctcctccctcgGCGGAACAAAAGACACGCGGCCCAACCCTGCATTGGCACTCAACGCCGAAGGCAACAAGTTCCGGCCGGCGTACGAATTGACGCGCGATGACGAGGAACGGCTAGGTCGCGATCGATAGTCGATTCATTTCTCAAGAAACCACGATTtgcgaatttattattaccgagAGTAAGAGCAAGCGCATATATACCTAGACCATCCTTATCAAAGACGGAGGTTTAGTGAACTCAGGCTTATATTTtggaaaggaagaggaagtgggAAAAGAACTACAGGGCacgagcaagagcaagagtaagagcaggagaagaaagagaggagCTCTCTGCTTCCGAAATACGGAACATACTACAACTACCACCTACATAGACAGCGTAGAGAAGCATGGCGGCGTTTTTAGAGcgtttgtttgttttggATATATATCACAGTTTATTGGTTCAGGAGGATGATCTTTGCTAATCTGTGATTACAGTGCTCACTCAGCGTTCACGGTTTGGTAAGCTACAGGCAGCTTGAGTTTTGACAACGGAGTCGTACAAAGTCCTGAtattgtgtgtgtgtgatcGGGTACTATCAAACAAAAGCAGTTTTGCTCATTGAGAAACTTCCTCTGTGCAACGTGATGCTGAGTTGGCAGCCGTCGCGAGGTTACAGAGGTTTGTTATCTGCAAACCTTCTGGGTATAAAACCTCTATCCTACCGCCTCCTCTcaccctcctttttttttttttttttttttttttttccaggTGGGCAACATGACCTGATAATCAGAACCCAGCTAACTTATCAGAGAAACAGAAAAGTGAAGCACCCCGGATCGGAATCAGATGGGAGGGAGCTTATGCGGACGTTTGACTTGGTAAAGATGCGGCAGAGAATGACCAGGGGAACTGGACTTGGGGACAAACACTGGactcaacatcaacactcAATCATCACTCGAGCAGCAACACACACCAACACTTGATCGATTCATCATCAGGATCAAAAAATCACGAATTAATCATAAAGCAACGCTATGCTACCCCTGGGTATTCCAACTATCCAATCGATCATTCCGACTCCGAAGGCCATGTACCAAATCCATGAACTATTCCATCGAAATTCGAGCGCCAAATCCTATCTAAGatttcccccttttcttttgatTTTCCTCCCAATTTCTCTCATCAAACGCTTGCCTAGGTTGC includes the following:
- the con-8 gene encoding conidiation-specific protein-8 yields the protein MDDTGSNPPIAGPFQPAHPPTLDNPITEAPAPHTTPVAGKTGPDAAAQGMGGGARGSISSESSKLIDESTKLFPNVAGAASEAFRSERSASTSSTTSETGSDRPMGSASTVTEVPYGRRPSHGHGGHHGLFEGLMDQKRRNDPASVARRQSLNEQRPVPQGFIAKMWDNWVRGTTP
- a CDS encoding FAD synthetase, producing MTQDSPSLKDLHVVGNGVSSASSTTFSSTAPFPPSETNYTTTTTTTDMATSSVSKIVSQPRSLAEVCAALRAKLLAFLALHSNDETVQGTQRRARDAMEVIEEALRRYRPEELSLSYNGGKDCLVLLILILACWPASVQPPSSSSSSSSSSISNSSKQTLPRLQCIYIAPPDPFQEVEDFVATTTEEYHLDLARYALPMRQALDSYLDEKPHVKAVFMGTRRTDPHSEFLNNFTPTDKGWPQFMRINPVLDWHYVEIWTFIRQLDIPFCSLYSQGFSSLGGTKDTRPNPALALNAEGNKFRPAYELTRDDEERLGRDR